Proteins from a genomic interval of Mycobacterium conspicuum:
- a CDS encoding excisionase family DNA-binding protein: MPKNKAQLCLSSANGNGRRYAKLADAAEYLGVTDRTVRQMIADGRITGYRSGSRLVRVDLNEIDAAMKPFGGAA, encoded by the coding sequence GTGCCCAAAAACAAAGCCCAACTTTGCCTTTCAAGTGCCAATGGGAACGGTCGCCGCTACGCCAAGCTTGCCGACGCGGCCGAATACCTCGGAGTTACGGACCGCACCGTTCGGCAGATGATCGCCGACGGCCGAATTACTGGTTACCGTTCGGGCAGTCGGCTTGTCCGCGTTGACCTCAACGAGATCGACGCTGCCATGAAGCCATTCGGCGGTGCAGCGTGA
- a CDS encoding tyrosine-type recombinase/integrase — protein MLPDGAKRSKTFKTLRAAKLFDGELRSAREDGETVDPRGGKLELRVVYKSWLASRPDLSPKVRRGYEDNWRLRIEPKFGKWPIGRILREDVQEWVNEMTAAGLGPRTVRWTHSVLRMTLDHAITDKKLRGKNPASNVRFPAMGQTSHVYLTAVEVTKLVELCDTATPEDSRAAKQGDVVLILAYTGLRFGELTGLNVEDVDLQARRIRIRRSITQLSGRLIEGPPKSRAGRRSVPIPERLVPILKRRIEGRPTGEPAIMSPKGSRLGLENWKRAVAWRTRIAELGHPTMRVHDLRHTYASLSRSAGADLKLLQVTMGHASIVVTAHTYADLYDSDLDRVADALDGLGG, from the coding sequence TTGCTGCCGGACGGGGCCAAGCGGTCCAAGACATTTAAGACCCTGCGGGCTGCGAAGTTGTTCGACGGCGAACTGCGGTCAGCCCGTGAAGACGGCGAGACGGTCGACCCACGCGGCGGCAAGCTCGAGTTGCGTGTGGTGTACAAGAGCTGGCTTGCCTCCCGACCTGATCTGTCGCCGAAGGTGCGTCGTGGCTACGAGGACAACTGGCGCCTGCGGATAGAGCCAAAGTTCGGCAAATGGCCAATCGGCCGAATCTTGCGAGAAGACGTGCAGGAATGGGTCAACGAAATGACCGCCGCAGGCCTAGGGCCCCGCACGGTGCGCTGGACGCACAGCGTGCTGCGGATGACGCTGGACCACGCCATCACAGACAAAAAGCTGCGCGGCAAGAATCCCGCATCCAACGTTCGGTTCCCGGCAATGGGCCAAACCAGCCATGTCTACCTGACCGCGGTGGAGGTCACGAAGCTAGTCGAACTATGCGATACGGCCACGCCCGAAGACTCAAGAGCCGCAAAGCAAGGCGACGTGGTGCTGATACTCGCCTACACCGGATTGCGGTTCGGAGAATTGACCGGACTCAATGTCGAAGATGTCGACCTGCAGGCGCGGCGCATTCGCATTCGCCGATCGATCACGCAGTTGTCCGGTCGCCTCATTGAGGGACCGCCAAAAAGCCGCGCCGGCCGCCGCAGCGTGCCAATTCCGGAACGGCTGGTGCCGATCCTGAAACGACGGATCGAGGGGCGTCCGACTGGGGAACCGGCGATCATGTCGCCGAAGGGCTCGCGGCTCGGACTCGAAAACTGGAAACGTGCCGTTGCCTGGCGGACAAGGATCGCCGAACTCGGGCATCCCACGATGCGCGTGCACGACCTCCGACACACCTACGCCTCTTTGTCGCGATCGGCCGGCGCCGATTTGAAACTCCTGCAGGTGACGATGGGCCACGCCTCGATCGTGGTCACCGCGCACACTTACGCCGATCTCTACGACTCCGACCTGGATCGTGTGGCGGATGCGCTCGACGGGCTCGGCGGCTAA
- a CDS encoding DUF2637 domain-containing protein, translated as MQANSRRRGRPAIKPRLAREADQTDDEIRTLHLVRRSRRAAGGLTIGIATVSFVLSFTSLRELAAMAAWPGWPSWLWPLIIDGTIVLATLGIVSLAPYRDQFWNRVFLWGVLSSAALVSVGGNALHAWLSTGHMVLWMRWGSAGLACVPPGALLATTHIAAILWRFNPTPPPDATSQLCDRALELAVDRMDKWRAAAAQMHEDGYCRNVTTTKIAHALRYLYECRPPMSLRAIGAQPEIELHHDNVGKIRDAAPIVLGVPVPGGR; from the coding sequence ATGCAGGCCAACTCGCGTCGTCGCGGGCGGCCGGCGATTAAGCCGCGGCTTGCGAGGGAAGCAGATCAGACCGACGACGAGATCCGCACGTTACACCTTGTTCGCAGAAGTCGCCGTGCTGCTGGGGGGTTGACGATCGGGATCGCGACGGTCAGCTTTGTGCTGTCGTTTACGTCCTTGCGTGAGTTGGCGGCGATGGCGGCGTGGCCCGGCTGGCCGTCGTGGCTATGGCCGTTGATTATCGACGGGACGATCGTCCTGGCGACGCTGGGAATTGTGTCACTGGCGCCGTATCGGGATCAGTTCTGGAACCGGGTTTTCCTGTGGGGTGTCCTTAGCTCCGCGGCTTTGGTGAGCGTTGGCGGTAATGCTTTGCATGCGTGGCTGTCCACCGGGCACATGGTGTTATGGATGAGGTGGGGGTCGGCGGGGCTTGCCTGTGTTCCACCCGGGGCCTTACTCGCGACGACCCATATCGCCGCCATCTTGTGGCGGTTCAATCCCACGCCCCCGCCCGACGCCACCTCGCAGTTGTGCGACCGTGCGCTCGAACTGGCGGTGGACAGGATGGACAAATGGCGCGCGGCGGCGGCCCAGATGCACGAGGATGGTTATTGCCGGAACGTGACGACGACAAAGATCGCGCACGCTTTGCGATATCTGTACGAATGCCGCCCGCCGATGTCGCTTCGCGCCATCGGTGCCCAGCCGGAGATCGAGCTGCACCACGACAATGTGGGCAAAATCCGCGACGCGGCGCCGATTGTGCTCGGTGTGCCCGTCCCTGGCGGGCGGTGA
- a CDS encoding GAF domain-containing protein: protein MTDLKIAIGIVLHNNATPVLLLGGVFAPASGTFLVTYGQNRHGRGDWTALLSGVAVIFLGAFLLFAKQRASERVAELDLKVADRFRITLKDAMQPVAELIADMPAQSKGRRRTTITTVCTQAVSALTLLLKDVSRLRATVYQVTANGDMECVSYHGRGGGVRPSPFIKNTARGDSALRLVATGGDPLFVKDIDTVQGIDYGGTGSGYKTFISASIHNDADGYGMVTIDAPGPGSLVDTDKQLVGLVADLLAIAFAIAEH from the coding sequence TTGACAGACCTCAAGATCGCCATCGGCATCGTTCTGCACAACAACGCCACTCCTGTTCTTCTCCTGGGTGGTGTTTTTGCGCCGGCGTCGGGAACATTCCTCGTCACTTATGGCCAGAACAGGCATGGCCGCGGGGACTGGACAGCGTTGCTGTCGGGTGTTGCAGTCATCTTTCTGGGTGCCTTCCTGCTGTTCGCGAAGCAGCGCGCATCCGAACGGGTGGCCGAGCTCGACCTCAAGGTCGCCGACCGGTTTCGGATCACGTTGAAGGATGCGATGCAGCCCGTCGCTGAACTCATAGCGGATATGCCTGCGCAGTCGAAAGGAAGGAGAAGGACGACCATTACAACGGTGTGTACACAAGCGGTCTCGGCCCTTACGTTGCTGTTGAAGGACGTTTCACGGCTGCGGGCCACCGTTTACCAGGTCACCGCGAACGGCGACATGGAATGTGTGAGTTACCACGGTCGCGGCGGCGGAGTAAGGCCAAGCCCGTTTATCAAGAACACAGCGCGCGGCGATTCCGCGCTGAGACTCGTCGCGACAGGTGGCGACCCGCTGTTTGTGAAAGATATCGACACGGTTCAGGGAATCGATTACGGCGGAACGGGATCCGGCTATAAAACGTTCATCTCAGCGAGTATTCACAACGATGCGGACGGCTACGGCATGGTGACGATTGACGCGCCCGGGCCAGGAAGTTTGGTCGATACAGACAAGCAGCTGGTGGGCTTGGTAGCCGACCTATTGGCTATCGCATTTGCGATCGCTGAACATTGA
- a CDS encoding transposase, which translates to MSAVTLAYRVKERLREFYCCTDIHTARAMLSELIEHCLRPGLPPELNKLARTLKAWYDKICNYHIARVSNGPTEALNNLIKRIKRIGYGFTNFNNYRIRALLYAGKPNWRVLTSIVVR; encoded by the coding sequence ATGAGCGCCGTCACCCTGGCCTACCGCGTCAAGGAACGCCTGCGCGAGTTCTACTGCTGCACCGACATCCACACCGCCCGCGCGATGCTGTCCGAACTGATCGAACACTGCCTACGCCCGGGCCTGCCCCCCGAACTCAACAAGCTCGCCCGCACCCTCAAAGCCTGGTACGACAAGATCTGCAACTACCACATCGCCCGCGTCAGCAACGGACCCACCGAAGCCCTCAACAACCTGATCAAACGCATCAAGCGCATCGGCTACGGCTTCACCAACTTCAACAACTACCGCATCCGAGCACTGCTCTACGCCGGCAAACCCAACTGGCGCGTCCTCACATCCATCGTCGTCCGATGA
- a CDS encoding P27 family phage terminase small subunit produces MPFSAPSYDRTEMAIKQEKPPRGLGAHGRRLWRSVAAELAEDGLILTAIERNWLGSACKLVDQAAAVEAELAGAPMYMTGSMGQQVSNPLLSELRQLHLAINQTLARIKTNVPDSPAIVPGVNQARAAISTRWRGA; encoded by the coding sequence GTGCCGTTTTCCGCGCCGAGCTACGACAGGACCGAAATGGCAATCAAGCAGGAGAAACCGCCGCGCGGCCTCGGCGCTCATGGTCGCCGATTGTGGCGCTCGGTGGCCGCCGAGCTCGCAGAAGATGGCCTGATTTTGACGGCAATCGAGCGCAATTGGCTCGGCAGCGCGTGCAAGCTGGTCGACCAGGCCGCCGCTGTCGAGGCCGAGCTGGCCGGCGCGCCGATGTACATGACTGGAAGCATGGGCCAGCAGGTGTCCAACCCGCTGCTCAGCGAGCTTCGGCAGCTGCACCTTGCGATCAACCAGACGCTGGCACGCATCAAGACCAACGTGCCCGATTCGCCGGCCATCGTTCCCGGCGTCAACCAGGCGCGAGCGGCCATCAGCACGCGTTGGCGGGGTGCCTGA
- a CDS encoding tyrosine-type recombinase/integrase, whose amino-acid sequence MANKRSFGNIRALPSGRYQVRFTDPDGRYITAPKTFAARIDAEAWLTDRRREIDAKLWNPDTVAKPDKITFGAYAAAWLAGRQVAGRPIKARTREHYQAILDDHLIETFGNRQLASIKPKDVREWYAVTLTEQPTMRSHAYSLLRTIMGSAVNDELIDGNPCRIVGAGRAKRVHKIRPASVDELAVLTAEMPERLQLMVTLASWCALRFGETIELRRGDIDLSNEVIRIRRAAVRTKTGTFEVTTPKSEASIRDVAIPPHIIPQIEAHLSKHVGNKRDSLLFPNTRNEHLQPSTLMRHWYKARKAASRGDLRWHDLRHSGAVLAAATGASLAELMARLGHSTPQAAMRYQHAAQGRDREIAALLSKMAQG is encoded by the coding sequence TTGGCCAACAAGCGCTCATTCGGAAACATTCGCGCACTGCCGTCGGGTCGGTATCAAGTCCGGTTTACCGATCCAGACGGCCGCTACATCACGGCGCCCAAGACGTTCGCCGCCCGCATCGACGCCGAGGCGTGGCTGACGGACCGGCGCCGCGAGATCGACGCAAAGTTGTGGAATCCGGACACGGTAGCCAAGCCCGACAAGATCACGTTCGGCGCCTACGCCGCCGCGTGGCTCGCCGGCCGCCAGGTCGCCGGGCGGCCGATCAAGGCTCGCACGCGTGAGCATTACCAGGCCATCCTCGATGACCACCTGATCGAGACATTCGGCAATCGGCAGCTCGCCAGCATCAAGCCGAAAGACGTCCGCGAATGGTACGCAGTGACACTGACAGAACAGCCGACCATGCGCAGCCACGCGTACAGCCTCTTGCGCACGATCATGGGCAGCGCGGTCAACGATGAGCTGATCGACGGCAACCCGTGCCGCATTGTCGGTGCCGGCCGAGCCAAGCGCGTTCACAAGATCAGGCCCGCGTCAGTAGACGAGCTCGCCGTCCTCACCGCAGAGATGCCCGAGCGGCTACAGCTGATGGTCACGCTCGCTAGCTGGTGCGCGCTGCGGTTCGGGGAGACCATCGAGCTGAGGCGCGGTGACATCGACCTATCCAACGAGGTAATCCGTATCCGCCGCGCCGCGGTGCGCACGAAAACGGGCACGTTCGAAGTCACCACGCCTAAATCAGAGGCCAGCATCCGAGACGTTGCGATCCCGCCGCATATCATCCCGCAGATTGAAGCACATCTATCGAAACATGTTGGCAACAAGCGTGATTCGCTGCTATTCCCAAATACCCGGAATGAGCATTTGCAGCCATCGACGTTGATGCGACACTGGTATAAAGCGCGGAAAGCGGCCAGCCGTGGCGATCTGCGCTGGCATGACCTGCGGCACTCGGGCGCGGTGCTCGCTGCCGCGACGGGTGCAAGTCTCGCCGAACTCATGGCGCGCCTGGGACATTCGACGCCTCAGGCCGCGATGCGATATCAGCACGCAGCACAGGGAAGGGACCGTGAAATTGCCGCGCTGCTCTCGAAGATGGCGCAAGGCTGA
- a CDS encoding excalibur calcium-binding domain-containing protein — translation MVIVIVNLTKKAPRLPSNPRPDRPTTQSSATTTPSRSGPYYQNCDEAHKDGRWDIPEGDPAYRRELDKNHDGVACESRKPG, via the coding sequence GTGGTCATCGTCATCGTGAACCTGACGAAGAAAGCTCCGCGGCTGCCGTCAAACCCAAGACCCGACCGCCCGACCACTCAGTCGTCGGCCACCACCACGCCGAGCCGCTCGGGGCCCTACTACCAGAACTGCGACGAGGCCCATAAGGACGGCCGCTGGGACATCCCCGAGGGTGATCCCGCCTACCGGCGCGAGCTGGATAAGAACCACGACGGGGTCGCCTGTGAGTCCCGCAAGCCGGGCTGA
- a CDS encoding IS3 family transposase (programmed frameshift) has product MPRQYPLEFRLRASRLVDTMLEDSDISESMAIKSVASKLGVAEESVRRWRRKAQVDAGERPGTSSSEHVEIRRLKREVAELRRANEILKSASAFFRSGARPPRDEMIAFIDTYRDQFGVELICRVLRAAIPGFLTSRGYRAARTRPPCDREIRDEQLIADLLAVHRENFSVYGVLKMHRAMKRKGWHLGREQTRRLMRKAGLRGVQRGKPVFTTITDPADQRPADLVNRQFKASAPNRLWVADITFVRTWQGFCYTAFVTDVCTRKIVGWAVSATMRTEDLPLQAFNHAVWQSNTDLSELVHHSDRGSQYLSLAYTDRLAELGIAPSVGSRGDSYDNALAEAVNAAYKTELINRGKPWRCIDDVELSTAEWVAWYNQERLHEALGYVPPAEYEAALTGTSHPASQPTPALATD; this is encoded by the exons ATGCCCCGTCAGTATCCGCTTGAGTTCCGCTTACGTGCGTCGCGTTTGGTGGACACCATGCTGGAGGATTCAGATATTTCTGAGTCGATGGCCATCAAGTCGGTGGCCAGCAAACTTGGTGTTGCTGAGGAGTCGGTGCGTCGGTGGCGGCGTAAGGCTCAGGTTGATGCCGGAGAGCGGCCTGGAACGTCCAGTTCCGAGCATGTCGAGATCCGCAGGCTCAAGCGTGAGGTCGCCGAATTACGCAGAGCTAATGAGATTTTGAAGTCTGCGTCTGCGTTTT TTCGCAGCGGAGCTCGACCGCCCCGCGACGAAATGATCGCCTTCATCGATACCTACCGCGATCAATTCGGGGTCGAGCTCATCTGCCGGGTGTTGCGGGCAGCTATTCCGGGCTTTCTCACCTCCCGCGGGTATCGGGCCGCGCGGACCCGCCCACCCTGCGACCGTGAGATCCGCGACGAGCAGCTGATCGCCGACCTGCTGGCGGTGCACCGGGAGAACTTCTCGGTCTACGGCGTGCTCAAGATGCACCGGGCCATGAAGCGCAAGGGCTGGCACCTGGGCCGCGAACAAACCCGACGACTAATGCGCAAGGCGGGCCTGCGGGGCGTTCAGCGCGGGAAACCGGTGTTCACCACGATCACCGACCCGGCCGATCAGCGGCCGGCAGATCTGGTCAATCGGCAGTTCAAGGCCAGCGCACCGAACCGGCTGTGGGTCGCTGACATCACCTTCGTGCGAACCTGGCAGGGATTCTGCTACACCGCGTTCGTCACTGATGTATGCACCCGAAAGATCGTCGGCTGGGCAGTCTCGGCGACGATGCGCACCGAGGACCTCCCGCTTCAAGCGTTTAATCATGCTGTGTGGCAGTCGAATACCGATCTATCTGAGTTGGTACACCATTCCGACCGCGGATCCCAGTACCTCTCGCTGGCATATACAGATCGGCTAGCCGAGCTCGGGATCGCACCGTCAGTGGGATCGCGCGGCGATAGCTATGACAACGCCCTCGCCGAGGCCGTCAACGCCGCCTACAAGACCGAGTTGATCAACCGTGGCAAACCCTGGCGATGCATCGACGACGTCGAACTCTCGACCGCCGAATGGGTGGCCTGGTACAACCAGGAACGCCTGCACGAAGCCCTCGGCTACGTTCCACCCGCCGAGTACGAGGCCGCCCTCACCGGCACCTCACACCCCGCGAGCCAGCCAACCCCGGCCCTCGCAACCGACTAG
- a CDS encoding DUF4226 domain-containing protein yields the protein MGLFDVLDDLFDDLTGIFGGDDDGEGGDEFDGPPQRALPAPPAGAPPWGPALPVPNGPSGLQQGVDHAGTTYQQASGALTQTDDKLAGLLKQIFATNDDTRSKIGAIISSIETARRALTSHPQMANDPHAMALFNEFLDGQLAQIQQLLDSSKVDSKKQAELLSALGDEYRDSAGGGHSKDQGNAGIAGGGDGGGADTSGDGGGSGGGEGGAGGTATGAGPGGLTDPLAGLSGLGGAGLGDPLSMLGPAMAGLGSIPGALGGAAGSLPMDALGAMGPLASGLAGQGGGDGFKDSDGHDHGKSDDFEDGSHGKGDGDGGKNGAASAGKDGTGDKNAPTQPAGTTQPQPSTQPAPPAAVPASAGGDPSRVVQMPDGSAVTATTAQHAAAVRAVLNGATVSDGWKQAHVELPPPGTPVTAPADPSHLVPGQIAQFKSRDPVMYMGNGKIWLDGQLQPQSALPTGDFLGWVDPPQLAGTTTPASPPPSTAAPAGQPTTTNTGGS from the coding sequence ATGGGCTTATTCGACGTCTTGGATGACCTGTTCGACGACCTGACGGGGATCTTCGGCGGTGATGACGACGGTGAGGGTGGCGATGAGTTTGATGGGCCGCCCCAGCGGGCGCTGCCAGCGCCGCCGGCCGGGGCGCCGCCGTGGGGGCCCGCTCTGCCAGTGCCGAACGGCCCCAGCGGGTTACAGCAGGGCGTCGATCACGCCGGAACTACCTATCAGCAGGCCAGCGGCGCGCTCACCCAGACCGATGACAAGCTGGCCGGCTTGCTCAAACAAATTTTCGCCACCAACGACGACACTCGCTCCAAAATCGGCGCCATCATCAGCAGCATCGAGACGGCGCGGCGCGCGCTGACGTCTCACCCGCAAATGGCCAATGACCCGCATGCGATGGCGCTGTTTAATGAGTTCTTGGACGGTCAGCTCGCCCAAATTCAACAACTGCTCGACAGCTCCAAAGTGGACAGTAAGAAGCAGGCTGAGCTGCTTTCCGCGCTCGGTGATGAGTACCGCGACAGCGCCGGCGGAGGCCATTCGAAGGACCAGGGCAACGCAGGCATCGCCGGGGGTGGTGATGGGGGCGGTGCTGACACCAGCGGTGATGGCGGCGGCAGTGGCGGTGGTGAGGGCGGGGCGGGCGGAACCGCTACAGGTGCCGGTCCGGGCGGGCTGACTGATCCGCTGGCTGGGCTGAGCGGGCTTGGCGGGGCGGGCCTGGGCGATCCGCTGTCGATGTTGGGCCCGGCGATGGCGGGGCTGGGGTCGATTCCTGGCGCGCTGGGCGGCGCTGCAGGATCCTTGCCGATGGATGCGCTGGGCGCGATGGGCCCGCTGGCGAGTGGTTTGGCCGGCCAGGGCGGGGGGGACGGATTTAAAGACAGCGACGGTCACGACCACGGCAAGTCCGACGATTTCGAAGACGGGTCGCACGGCAAGGGTGACGGCGATGGCGGCAAGAACGGCGCCGCGTCAGCCGGCAAGGACGGCACCGGCGATAAGAACGCGCCGACGCAGCCGGCGGGTACGACTCAACCGCAGCCGAGCACACAGCCGGCCCCGCCGGCCGCTGTGCCGGCCAGCGCGGGCGGTGACCCGAGCCGGGTGGTACAGATGCCCGATGGTTCTGCGGTGACGGCGACGACGGCCCAACATGCCGCCGCGGTGCGGGCGGTGCTCAACGGGGCGACGGTCAGCGATGGGTGGAAGCAGGCCCACGTGGAGTTGCCGCCCCCGGGAACACCGGTGACCGCACCTGCCGATCCGAGCCATTTGGTGCCCGGTCAAATCGCGCAATTCAAGAGTCGTGACCCGGTCATGTATATGGGTAATGGCAAAATCTGGCTTGATGGGCAGCTACAACCGCAAAGTGCACTGCCCACAGGTGATTTCCTGGGGTGGGTCGATCCACCTCAGCTGGCCGGTACAACGACGCCTGCCTCGCCGCCGCCGAGCACCGCTGCACCGGCCGGCCAGCCGACAACGACGAATACCGGCGGTAGCTAA
- a CDS encoding phage major capsid protein: MAFTATTPNSAAAWRPDLYSFAPETVIPSALIFSITTVSGQIEGDAPSLRVAYADDATAEFIDEAAEIDEAQPDLAEALVYTKKIALLIRMSREQYTQNGTDEHLSNSVARSMVYKADNALLAQPAPTSPAVAPATGLCNTSGLVTQSGVADDLDALVDLEATVRANRGFPTVWVLAPDTWAALRKLKIGSSYNSTLLGAGTDDAEPRLLSIPVLVNPEAPSMTGLLIDPRAIVSAVSPLMVATSADMYFNSDSIGVRALMRTGHAVVRPDRVGIFALPSTWTVTLGSPSSGNFTLTYNGATTANIGYTATAASVKSALAALNDAWSASDWTVTGSNGGPYTVTSPGGTLTGNGAGLTGATFSVVAA, translated from the coding sequence ATGGCTTTCACTGCCACTACCCCGAATAGCGCCGCCGCATGGCGCCCCGATCTCTACAGCTTCGCGCCCGAAACCGTCATCCCGAGCGCGCTCATCTTCAGCATCACTACCGTGTCCGGCCAGATCGAAGGTGACGCACCGTCGCTACGTGTGGCCTACGCCGACGACGCCACCGCCGAGTTCATCGACGAGGCCGCCGAAATCGACGAAGCCCAGCCCGATCTCGCCGAAGCTCTGGTGTACACCAAGAAAATCGCGCTGCTGATCCGCATGTCGCGCGAGCAGTACACGCAAAACGGCACCGATGAGCACTTGAGCAACAGCGTGGCGCGCTCGATGGTTTACAAGGCCGACAACGCGCTCCTGGCGCAGCCGGCACCAACCAGTCCCGCCGTCGCACCCGCAACGGGCTTGTGCAACACCAGCGGTTTGGTCACTCAAAGCGGTGTCGCCGACGACCTCGACGCGCTGGTCGACCTCGAGGCCACCGTGCGCGCCAACCGCGGCTTCCCGACCGTCTGGGTGCTCGCACCCGACACCTGGGCAGCGTTGCGCAAGCTCAAGATCGGCAGCAGCTACAACTCCACCTTGTTGGGCGCCGGCACCGACGACGCCGAGCCGCGGTTGCTCTCGATCCCGGTGCTCGTCAATCCCGAAGCGCCGAGCATGACCGGGCTTCTGATCGACCCGCGTGCCATCGTTTCCGCGGTGTCGCCGCTTATGGTCGCCACGAGCGCGGACATGTACTTCAACAGCGACTCGATCGGCGTGCGCGCCCTCATGCGCACCGGGCACGCCGTGGTGCGGCCTGATCGCGTCGGCATCTTCGCGCTGCCGTCGACATGGACGGTCACGTTGGGGTCGCCCAGCAGCGGCAACTTCACCCTGACGTACAACGGCGCGACAACCGCGAATATTGGCTACACGGCAACCGCGGCAAGTGTCAAAAGTGCACTCGCCGCCCTCAACGACGCGTGGTCAGCATCGGACTGGACCGTCACCGGCAGCAACGGCGGCCCGTACACCGTTACCTCACCGGGCGGAACGCTCACCGGCAACGGCGCTGGCTTGACGGGTGCCACGTTCAGCGTCGTTGCCGCGTAG
- a CDS encoding DUF3631 domain-containing protein: MNDSETLRQQALDAVARHCTNGAAVHSEPPWPADDPGPAEPAALPEPEPEPDDGARLLNDIRSFLARFVIYPTQHALDAHTLWIAHAWLTDAFESTPRIAFLSPEPGSGKSRALEVTEPLVPHPVHAVNTTPAYLFRKVAERGDDGRRPTILYDEIDTVFGPKAKDNEDIRGMLNAGHRKGAVAGRCTVRGGLVKTEEIDAYCAVALAGLDDLPDTIMTRSVVIRMKRRAPSEPVEPWRHRINRPEAAALAARLANWAANVTADVTDRWPEMPPSVTDRAADVWEALLIVADQAGGHWPESARVAAVTAVTELSNARQSLGVMLLRDVRTVFDQTGATRFVTDQLITNLKEIDEGVWAVIRKGEPIDARRLASLLRKYGIEPKPQRDGDRVFKGYARSQFEDAWARYLPPESSVTPVTQSTDAELCTDCGTGLEHVDSIAAGRCAECQLTRGAQ, from the coding sequence ATGAACGACTCCGAAACGCTGCGTCAGCAGGCGCTCGATGCAGTCGCACGCCATTGCACTAATGGTGCTGCGGTGCACTCCGAGCCGCCCTGGCCGGCCGACGATCCGGGACCGGCCGAACCAGCGGCCCTGCCAGAGCCAGAGCCGGAACCCGACGACGGAGCACGCTTACTCAACGACATTCGCAGTTTCCTCGCCAGATTTGTCATCTATCCCACCCAGCACGCGCTCGACGCTCATACGCTGTGGATCGCGCACGCATGGCTGACGGACGCTTTCGAGTCAACGCCGCGTATCGCGTTCCTGTCGCCCGAGCCGGGCAGCGGCAAATCCCGCGCGTTGGAAGTCACGGAGCCATTAGTGCCGCACCCCGTACACGCCGTGAACACAACGCCCGCTTACCTGTTCCGCAAGGTGGCCGAGCGCGGCGACGACGGCCGCCGACCCACGATCCTCTACGACGAAATAGACACCGTGTTCGGGCCAAAAGCCAAGGACAACGAGGACATCCGCGGCATGCTCAACGCCGGGCATCGCAAAGGCGCTGTGGCCGGACGATGCACCGTGCGCGGCGGTCTGGTCAAGACTGAAGAAATCGACGCGTATTGTGCCGTCGCCCTGGCCGGCCTCGACGACCTGCCCGACACGATCATGACGAGGTCAGTCGTCATCCGCATGAAGCGACGCGCACCCAGCGAGCCCGTCGAGCCCTGGCGGCACCGCATCAACCGGCCCGAGGCCGCAGCACTCGCCGCCCGGCTCGCCAATTGGGCGGCAAATGTAACCGCAGATGTAACCGATAGGTGGCCCGAAATGCCGCCATCGGTTACAGATCGCGCCGCAGACGTCTGGGAAGCACTGTTGATCGTGGCAGATCAGGCGGGTGGACACTGGCCGGAATCGGCTCGCGTAGCCGCTGTAACCGCTGTAACCGAGTTGTCCAACGCAAGGCAGAGCCTCGGTGTGATGTTGCTGCGCGACGTCCGAACGGTGTTCGACCAGACCGGCGCAACCCGATTTGTAACCGATCAGCTAATAACAAACCTCAAAGAGATTGACGAGGGAGTTTGGGCCGTCATCCGCAAGGGTGAGCCGATTGACGCCCGGCGCCTGGCGAGTTTGCTACGCAAGTACGGCATCGAGCCGAAACCGCAGCGAGACGGCGACCGGGTGTTCAAAGGCTACGCGCGTAGTCAATTCGAAGATGCGTGGGCGCGCTACCTTCCTCCTGAATCGTCGGTTACACCAGTTACACAGAGCACAGACGCCGAACTGTGCACCGATTGCGGCACTGGGCTCGAGCACGTCGACTCGATCGCTGCCGGCCGCTGCGCCGAGTGCCAACTGACGCGGGGTGCCCAATGA
- a CDS encoding type VII secretion target, whose translation MAGNDVMLDFDAWNQHAQWWDQEAPRVRERLTVDPGTAQSVGRRFGDIGWEVRQALIETLQARREAGQSLGQYCEGVAGHIRSSLASYQQTEGDSQQILQT comes from the coding sequence GTGGCCGGCAACGATGTGATGCTGGATTTCGACGCGTGGAATCAGCACGCACAGTGGTGGGATCAAGAGGCCCCACGGGTGCGAGAACGTCTCACTGTCGATCCCGGCACGGCGCAAAGCGTGGGACGACGCTTCGGTGACATCGGCTGGGAGGTGCGTCAGGCCCTCATCGAGACGCTGCAGGCGCGTAGGGAGGCGGGTCAATCGCTGGGGCAGTATTGCGAGGGTGTGGCCGGCCATATCCGGTCGAGCCTGGCCTCCTACCAGCAGACCGAAGGCGACAGCCAGCAAATCCTGCAGACGTAA